In Symmachiella dynata, the following are encoded in one genomic region:
- a CDS encoding DUF1501 domain-containing protein codes for MIDPTRPQSTRRHFLAANAMGIGSLALAHLLHEEDVRAEAIKPDVGPRSFDLTPKQPHHPPRATAMISLFMQGGPSHIDMFDPKPEMAKWDGKKFPGTVKYDNAAQASSKVLHSPWKFQAHGECGMELSELLPHLSNVVDDITLVRSTRTGVNNHVQSIYALNNGRIQRGRPALGSWLTYGLGNPSQELPAYVAMTDPAGLPVAGVQNWSNGWLPSLYQGTVVRPQEPRILNLNAPTHLRGTAQRRYLDYVDALNQKHIEDRPGELDLQARIASYQLAARMQTAATEALDLSQETKATQTMYGMDDPATKDYGSRCLIARRLVERGVRFVQVFTQNQYWDHHGNIKNSLPKACKKTDQPSAALVADLKQRGLLDSTVVHWGGEMGRLPVIQNEKNIGRDHNTYGFSMWLAGGGFKGGCVHGETDDFGHHAVTDVVNHYDYHATLLHLFGLDPEKLSYKRNAREQTLLDGQPGRVVEQLLA; via the coding sequence ATGATTGATCCAACCAGACCACAATCCACCCGTCGCCACTTCCTGGCTGCTAATGCCATGGGCATTGGCTCCTTGGCGCTGGCGCATCTGCTCCACGAAGAAGACGTTCGCGCCGAGGCGATCAAACCGGACGTGGGACCACGGAGTTTTGATCTCACCCCCAAGCAGCCGCATCATCCCCCCCGCGCCACGGCGATGATCTCGTTGTTCATGCAGGGGGGCCCCAGCCACATCGATATGTTCGATCCCAAGCCTGAAATGGCCAAATGGGACGGCAAGAAGTTTCCTGGCACCGTGAAATACGACAATGCCGCCCAGGCCAGTTCCAAGGTGTTGCACTCCCCTTGGAAATTTCAGGCACACGGCGAATGTGGCATGGAGCTCTCTGAGTTGTTGCCGCATCTGTCGAATGTTGTTGACGACATCACGCTCGTTCGTTCGACACGTACCGGTGTGAACAATCATGTCCAATCGATTTATGCATTAAACAACGGCCGCATTCAAAGAGGCCGCCCGGCGCTGGGAAGTTGGTTGACGTACGGATTGGGTAACCCGTCGCAGGAACTGCCCGCTTATGTGGCGATGACCGATCCGGCCGGTTTGCCGGTGGCAGGGGTCCAAAACTGGTCGAACGGTTGGCTGCCGTCGTTGTATCAAGGAACCGTTGTTCGTCCGCAAGAACCGCGGATCCTCAACCTCAATGCGCCGACGCATCTTCGCGGGACCGCGCAACGACGTTATCTGGATTACGTCGATGCGCTCAATCAAAAACATATTGAAGACCGCCCGGGCGAATTAGATCTGCAGGCGCGGATTGCCAGTTACCAACTTGCGGCCCGCATGCAAACTGCCGCTACCGAAGCACTCGATCTCTCACAAGAAACCAAAGCCACGCAAACGATGTACGGCATGGACGACCCGGCGACAAAGGATTATGGCAGCCGTTGCCTGATCGCCCGCCGGTTGGTCGAGCGAGGCGTAAGGTTTGTGCAGGTTTTTACACAAAACCAATACTGGGATCATCACGGAAATATTAAAAACTCACTCCCCAAAGCCTGCAAAAAGACCGACCAACCCTCTGCGGCACTGGTCGCCGACCTCAAACAGCGCGGATTGCTCGATAGCACCGTGGTGCATTGGGGGGGCGAAATGGGGCGGTTGCCGGTGATTCAAAACGAAAAGAACATTGGCCGCGACCACAACACCTATGGCTTTAGCATGTGGTTGGCCGGCGGCGGCTTCAAAGGGGGCTGCGTGCATGGCGAAACCGACGACTTCGGCCACCATGCTGTCACCGATGTCGTCAATCATTACGACTACCACGCCACGCTGCTGCACCTATTCGGTCTCGATCCCGAAAAACTCTCCTACAAACGCAACGCCCGCGAACAAACCCTCCTCGACGGCCAACCAGGCCGCGTGGTGGAGCAACTACTGGCGTAG
- a CDS encoding glycosyltransferase, translated as MHVLFVHNNFPAQFGHIARHLVQNKGFECSFVCEHPSADVDGVRRIQYQAKGGATKATHYCSRTFENATWHAWGVYEAMKAHPEIKPDLIVGHSGFGSTLWLADLYDRPIINYFEYYYRGHGSDLDYRPEYPANEMSILRSRARNAMILLDLQTCTRGYSPTNWQRELFPDEYQPKLETIFDGIDTDLWHRRDVPRKIANREIPADTKIVTYVSRGFESMRGFDIFMKVAKRICDTRSDVVFVVVGSDRVAYGGDLNHIEEQSFREHVLKQDNYDLSRFIFTGRIPTPDLVNVLSLSDLHIYLTVPFVLSWSLMNALSVGCTVLASDTAPVQEMIEHEQNGLLAGFADVDALTAEAMKVLDDPAAFRHLGQAGMEMIQEHYSLEKKTPQLLDLFERTVNEASRS; from the coding sequence ATGCATGTGTTGTTTGTTCATAACAATTTTCCCGCTCAGTTCGGGCATATCGCCCGGCATCTGGTGCAGAATAAAGGGTTTGAATGTTCGTTCGTTTGCGAACATCCTTCTGCCGATGTCGATGGGGTGCGGCGGATTCAGTATCAGGCCAAAGGGGGGGCGACCAAGGCGACGCACTATTGCAGTCGCACATTTGAAAATGCGACTTGGCATGCTTGGGGTGTCTACGAAGCGATGAAAGCGCACCCTGAAATCAAACCCGATCTGATCGTCGGGCACAGCGGATTCGGTTCGACGTTGTGGCTGGCCGATTTGTACGATCGTCCGATTATCAACTACTTCGAATACTATTACCGCGGTCACGGCTCCGATCTCGACTATCGACCGGAGTACCCGGCCAACGAAATGAGCATTTTGCGGTCGCGGGCTCGCAATGCCATGATCCTACTCGACCTGCAAACCTGCACGCGGGGTTATTCGCCCACGAACTGGCAACGCGAACTCTTCCCGGACGAGTATCAGCCCAAACTGGAAACGATCTTCGACGGCATCGACACCGACCTGTGGCATCGCCGCGACGTCCCTCGCAAAATCGCCAACCGCGAAATTCCCGCCGATACCAAAATCGTGACCTATGTCTCCCGTGGCTTCGAATCGATGCGGGGCTTTGACATTTTTATGAAGGTCGCCAAACGCATTTGCGATACACGGAGCGACGTCGTGTTTGTTGTGGTGGGTAGTGACCGCGTCGCTTATGGCGGGGACTTAAACCATATCGAGGAGCAATCGTTCCGCGAACATGTTCTCAAACAGGACAATTACGACCTCAGCCGCTTCATTTTCACTGGCCGTATTCCCACGCCGGATCTCGTGAATGTCCTGAGCCTCAGTGATTTGCACATTTACTTGACTGTTCCATTTGTGTTGAGTTGGTCGTTGATGAATGCGCTGTCGGTGGGCTGCACGGTCTTGGCCTCCGATACGGCTCCGGTTCAAGAGATGATTGAGCACGAACAAAACGGCCTCCTCGCCGGATTCGCCGATGTCGATGCGCTGACCGCCGAGGCGATGAAAGTCCTCGACGACCCCGCAGCCTTCCGCCACCTCGGCCAAGCAGGCATGGAGATGATCCAGGAACACTACAGCCTGGAGAAGAAGACGCCGCAACTGCTTGATCTATTTGAGCGGACGGTGAATGAGGCGTCCCGGTCGTAA
- a CDS encoding Uma2 family endonuclease, which produces MATTILITAEEYLLQAESDRPTELVKGVIYTMNPPGFRHGQICSRIAFLLQGFLEENPTGTVVCNDSGVITQRNPDTVRGADVAYYSYQTVPRGQAPEGYPPGPPDIVFEVLSPNDQVANIKQKTSEYLRVGVAVVCVVDDRQRSITTYRARDQTDVLDETDELTFPNEMPGFVVPVAKIFA; this is translated from the coding sequence ATGGCTACCACAATTCTGATCACAGCCGAGGAGTATCTGCTGCAAGCAGAGAGCGACCGCCCGACGGAACTTGTCAAGGGAGTCATTTACACAATGAACCCACCCGGATTTCGACACGGACAGATTTGTTCACGAATTGCATTTTTGTTGCAAGGCTTTTTGGAGGAGAATCCAACCGGAACAGTTGTATGCAACGATTCCGGTGTCATCACGCAGCGCAACCCCGATACAGTGCGCGGAGCCGACGTGGCTTATTACAGCTATCAGACCGTTCCGCGCGGACAAGCCCCTGAAGGGTACCCGCCTGGGCCACCCGATATTGTTTTTGAAGTGCTCTCACCCAATGATCAAGTCGCAAACATCAAGCAAAAGACCAGCGAGTATCTGCGGGTGGGCGTCGCCGTTGTTTGTGTTGTGGATGATCGTCAGCGAAGCATTACGACGTATCGTGCCAGGGATCAGACGGATGTTCTTGACGAAACGGATGAATTGACCTTCCCCAATGAAATGCCCGGTTTTGTAGTGCCGGTCGCGAAAATATTCGCCTAA
- a CDS encoding Uma2 family endonuclease, protein MATTTTFMTADEYLHLPDSGQPTELVRGDVLTMNPPASRHGQICSQVVYVLRQFLEHNDLGHVLSNDSGVITERNPDTVRGADVAFYSYEKVPRGPLPPGYLPVPPDLVFEVLSPSERRTAVLAKVAEYLEAGVQVVCVLDDEPQRADLYYADKPFDTLNADDQLAIPDVLGDFQVLVGKFFE, encoded by the coding sequence ATGGCCACCACGACGACATTCATGACCGCGGACGAGTATCTGCACCTGCCCGATAGCGGACAGCCGACCGAACTCGTGCGAGGAGACGTGCTCACAATGAATCCCCCCGCATCCAGACACGGACAGATTTGCTCACAAGTTGTTTATGTTTTGCGACAGTTTTTAGAACACAATGACTTGGGGCACGTGCTCAGTAACGACTCCGGAGTCATCACCGAGCGTAATCCCGATACGGTTCGCGGTGCCGATGTTGCATTTTATAGCTATGAAAAAGTTCCTCGTGGGCCGTTACCGCCGGGATATTTGCCGGTTCCGCCTGATTTGGTCTTCGAAGTGCTTTCGCCCAGCGAACGACGGACGGCGGTGCTTGCCAAAGTCGCCGAATATCTGGAAGCGGGCGTTCAAGTGGTCTGTGTTTTAGACGACGAACCGCAACGCGCTGACCTCTATTATGCCGACAAACCGTTCGATACGTTAAACGCCGATGATCAGCTGGCGATTCCTGACGTGTTGGGCGATTTCCAAGTCCTCGTCGGCAAGTTTTTTGAATAA